In the bacterium HR17 genome, TAAAGCCAGGCAGCGTCATTGACGACTTGATCGCTTTTGTTGATTTCGCCCCGACGATGCTCTCCCTTGCTGGCATCCCGATTCCGAAGCACATGCAAGGTCAAGCGTTTCTCGGACCGCAAAAATCTCCGCCACGAAAATTTGTCTATGCAGCCCGCGACCGCATGGATGAAACTTACGACATTATCCGAGCGGTCCGAGACAAGCGGTTCAAATACATCCGCAATTTTGCGCCGCATTTGCCTTACGCTCAGGAAGTTGAATACGCTGAAGAGACACCGACGATGCAGGAGTGGCGACGGCTCAACGCTGAAGGGAAACTCAACGAGGTTCAGCGCTTTTTCTTTCTGCCAACAAAGCCTGTTGAGGAACTTTACGACACTCAAACTGACCCACACGAAACCCGCAACCTCGCCGATGACCCGCAATACCGCTCGGTGCTTGAGACGATGAGGGCAGAACTGCTCCGATGGATGCGAGAAACGGGAGACATCGGGCTCATTCCCGAACCTGAATTGACAGAAATGATGAGACCGCAGGGTAAGTGGCAAAAAACAGCGACACCGAGGCTGAAAGTTGTAAAGCAATCTGACGAGGCAGTAACCGTTGCGTTGGAATGCGCAACCGAGGGAGCATCCATCGCTTACCGCATTGAGGTTGACGGCAATCGCGGGCGCTGGCGCCTTTACACGCACCCTGTAACGGTAAATAGGGACGAAACTTTGGTGGCAAAAGCGTGTCGGTTAGGGTGCTACGACAGCGCAGAGGTGCGATGGCGGTTGGGTACACCGTTGCCATCAACGACGACACTGCCCGAACTTATTCCTGATTGGCGAACAATTCTTGACCGCACCGGCGTTTTGGAACGGTTGTTGAACCTGAAGACACTGGACGGTCAAGGCGTAAAGGCACTCCCTGCTTACTTGCAAGCGTTAAGGACCGAGCATCCGGCGGTGCGGTATTGGGCGGTTGTGAGCGTTCATCACGCCGTTAAGGAAGTGAC is a window encoding:
- a CDS encoding Arylsulfatase, which codes for MDRRVGEILRELEEDGLTDNTIVWFWSDHGVGLPRAKRWVYDSGIHVPLIIRIPEKFLKWAYPDDPDRIKPGSVIDDLIAFVDFAPTMLSLAGIPIPKHMQGQAFLGPQKSPPRKFVYAARDRMDETYDIIRAVRDKRFKYIRNFAPHLPYAQEVEYAEETPTMQEWRRLNAEGKLNEVQRFFFLPTKPVEELYDTQTDPHETRNLADDPQYRSVLETMRAELLRWMRETGDIGLIPEPELTEMMRPQGKWQKTATPRLKVVKQSDEAVTVALECATEGASIAYRIEVDGNRGRWRLYTHPVTVNRDETLVAKACRLGCYDSAEVRWRLGTPLPSTTTLPELIPDWRTILDRTGVLERLLNLKTLDGQGVKALPAYLQALRTEHPAVRYWAVVSVHHAVKEVTQRRQLAQTLRAMLNDLSPTVRTAAACALCDWGLGEGLTVLTDSLEHPNEFVRLYAINALRYLSTKVRTDLLAIRKALRDPSDYIRRVARTIFRQFSGDAAQSR